The stretch of DNA TAAAGACTCAAGCGAAGTCGCGGACTTGACCGTGTGGCCATTTCCCTCCGTCAGAATGATCATCTGTTTCAAAATTTCTGGTTCATCGTCTACGATCAGCAAATTCATCTTGCGTATAAAGATGGCACAAATAAGTCCGGATCGCAAAAAATCATCTCGGAAAAGACATAGTTAAAAGAATTTTTATTTTCGTCCATTGAGAGAACAGGGCCCAGTGCCTAACATGAGAATCGACATGTGATCATAAAAAGGAGTATCTCATGCGTTTATCAGTTATGGTTCTTTCAGCTGTTCTTCTTGTCAGCCCACTTACTTTTGCTGGTGGTGGTAAATCCCAATACAAAAAATTGGCGAAACAATGCCGTCAAGAAGGTGTGGCTAAAGCTGACATCAAAAAATGTGTCAAAGAAAAACAAGCAGCTAATAAATAGTTTTAGGAAACCTGACAACGTTGAACTCGACGCAAACGATCGTTGTCCCATCCGTTTAAGCCCCGATTTTATCGGGGCTTTTTTTAAGACATCTTTTGCAAAAGAACTTCGAACTCTGTCCCTTTGCCATCTTTGACCGGACTGCGCACAGACACCTTGCCATCGTGGGCTTCCACCACCGCTTTGACAAACGTGAGGCCTAAGCCCATGCCATATTCCGAACGGCTTTTATCGCTGCGATAAAGCTTTTGCCAGATCATTGAGTGCTCTTCACCCGCAATGCCCGGGCCGGTATCAGTCACTCGCAAGATGACATTTTCAGTTTGGTTGATTGTCTGAATCGTCACTTCACCCCCGTCCGGAGTGTATTTGTGAGCGTTGTCTAAAAGATTGGCAATCACCCGACTGATAAGGCGGGCATCGACCATCGCCCAATCATTGGAATCAAGTTTCAAGGTGACCTTGGTGTTTTTTTCTTCAAAAGCCATCTCATAAAGATCCATGATTTCGCGAACTAAATCACTGATGTATTTCTTTTCAAGCTTGAGCTTACGACTGCGGTTCTCCGCCTCGGTAATATCGGTGAGAACTTGTAAGAAACTAAGAATTTTATCCGAGTTTTCATAACAGCTTTGCAGAGCTTCGCGGTAAGACTCGACATCTCCCTCGGCCATCAATGCCAGTTCCGCACGCCCCCGTAAACGTGTCACCGGAGTGCGAATATCATGAGCCAAATGATCAAAAGCTTCTTTAAGTCCGTTGACCAGACTTTCAATTTTATCCAACATGCGATTGCAAAGAACCTTAAGCTCTTCCAACTCGTCATCATTTCCGGTCACGGGAACACGCGTGGATAACGATCCGCTTTCAATTTTTTTCATCGACACGATCAACTCACGAACTGGAATCAATGTGCGGCTTGAAAGAAACAGCCCCCCGACAAAACCGATCAAAGCCACCGGTAACAACATCCACCAAAACATCTCGCGGATATTATTTAAAGGCTCTGAAAAGTTATCCATATTGCGCGCCAATACCAAACGAGTTTCGTCAGGCAACGTCATCCCGGCCACAATCAAAGATTCAAAATCCGCCGATTTTTCAGTGACAAAGTCAAAGTGCTGCTCTTTTTGATTGATGGATTCCATTTTTAAGTTTTCTAAATCGACTCTTAAAGGCACCTGCGGTTCATGAATGGCCAAGGTATCCGCGCGAGGCGAAACCACCATTAATAAAACGCCAGAATCTTGTAAAAACTGAAGAGAACTACCATAGGTTGCTTCAAACTTTTCCAAACCATGGGTTTGAAGCAGCGGCATGATTTCTTCAAGCTTCGTGCTTAAAGCCGCCTGCTCTTGCTTAATGAAGCCTTGGCGGATTTGAATGTAAAGGTAACTGAAAATGACGGTACAACCTAAAATCAGCACCAAAGAATACGCGAGCGTTAATTTGGTGCTGATTCGAAAGAGCGTCGGCTTAAGACGACTTAAGAACATAGCCTACGCCTCTGACTGTATAGATTAGGCGTGTAGGGAAATCTTTTTCCAATTTATTGCGCAAACGGCAGACAAGAACGTCGACCACATTTGTTTGCGGATCGAAGTCGTAATTCCAAACTTCTTTAAGAATGGTCTGCTTACCGATGATTTTATTCGGATTGCTCATGAATAAATCCAGCAACACAAACTCCCGCTCTTGCAGGTCCAATTTGCGGCCCGCACGAACAACGTCACGGTTCAAGCGGTTTAGCTTCAAATCTTGGAATACCAATTGAGTCACTTCTGAAGTTTTTTGCGCGCGCTTTAATAGATTTTTGACCCGGATTTGAAGCTCTGCCATCGCAAATGGTTTAGTCAAATAATCATCACCGCCCATGCTGAGACCTTTAAGACGGTCATCCAGTTCGCGCAATGCACTCAAGATAAGGATTGGCGTCTGAACTTCTTTTTCGCGAAGAGATTTTGCAAATGTGTAACCATCCATCTCTGGAAGCATCAAATCCAATACGATGATGTCGTAATTGTTTGTCAAAGCACGCTCATAAGCGCGTCGACCATTCGACTCAACTTCAACTTCGCCTTCTAATTCGCCAAGGCCCTGTTTTACGATTGTTGCGATTTCGTTATCGTCTTCAACTACTAAGCATCTCATAACATCATCCTCTGTAACGTAGCTTACTAATTCGTTATCTGTATTACGCGAACGTCAGCATATACCAGGTTTGTTTCTAAACAAAAGGCGCAAATTTGAAGACGGGCCTGATTTTGCCGCAAATTACATACATTTAATCGAATCAAACATGAGGAAGTTCTAATAGTCGACCCGGTGCAAAAAAACAGGCCCCCGGGTCAAGGAGCCTGTTTCGACATGGTTTAGTTTAGCTTAAAGAGAAGATTATCGTTTAAGTTGGATAACCTCGTTTAAAAGTTCATCTGTCGTCGTGATTGTCTTCGCATTGGCTTGGAAGCCACGTTGATTTTGGATCATATTTACGAACTCCGTCGCAAGGTCGACCGTTGAACGCTCTAAAGATTTCGCGAAAAGTTTACCGCGACCAGCAGCACCTGGACCACCCATTGAAGCCGCACCAGAATCACGAGATTCTTTCAAACGGTTGTTACCGACTTTGAACATCGCTTCCGGATTTTCGAACTTCGCAAGAGCAATTTGTGCCAAATCCGCCGCTTGTCCGTTTGAGTAAACTGCCGTTAAGATACCGTCGTCATTGAATGACAAACCCGTGATCGTACCAGCCGCCGCACCATCTTGATTCCAAGAGATAAGGTCTGAGTTCTTACCGTACTGTTTAGTACCATCCAAACCTTTACCACCCTCAGCAATCGCATCACCGAAGTTGATTTTAACTTGTTGACCTTGAAGAGCGCCGCCTTTGAAGTTGAAGTTACTTTCAGACAACTCTTGAGATTCCAATTTACCATCAACTGTAAATTTCAATTTACCCGCACACGCTTGAGACATCATGCCTTCTTCGCCGCCAGTCATTTCTTTACCGTCAACAAGGCCTTTGAATTCCCACTCGCGGTCTGCCGTCTTATTGAAGAAGAAGCTGACCAAGTGTTTGTTACCTTGAGAATCGTACATCTCAACCCCTGTAGAGTAGTGAGAAGTCGAATATGGATCTTTGATATCGAATTTCTTAGTCGCTTCCATGCGCGAGTCTAAGTTCAGATCTAATTTCAATTCTTTAGTGGCTTTCGCTGGGATCAATGCGCGAGGGAATTTAATATCGGTCATTTTATTAACGATATTTCCTTTTTCATCCGCACCGAAGCCTTGTACTTTTTGATTGTCGTTTGTTACCAAGTAACCTTCACGGTCAAAGTGGAAAGAACCGTCACGAGTGTATGATTCGCCGTCAGAACCTTTAACTTTGAAGTAACCATCACCAGAGATAGCTAAGTCTGTTACTTTTTCAGTCGCATCCACGTTACCTTGAGTCAGGATTGGATTTACGGCACCGATCTTAACACCGCGACCAATTTGGTTACCACCAAGGATGCCTTTTAAGTTTTTAGAAATGATGTCTTGGAATTCTGCACGGCTGGCTTTGAAACCGATGGTGTTCGCATTCGCGATATTATCCCCGATAACCCCCAAGGCCTCGCCTTGTGCTGTCATACCGGAAACACCCGTATATAGTGATGAAAGAATACCCATTCTGACCTCCATGTCGTTGACGTCTTCAATCGGAATCCGTCGTTTGGAGGGCCTCCTCTACGAGGACCGGCCCAAATTATTTAATTTTTAAATCCGCTAATTAACTAAGCCCTACCACTCTGTTAACTAGATCACCACTGTGCTGTCGATGTTCGTGAATACGTTTTCTTTAAGCGCATTCTTGTCCATCACCGTAACCACCGTGTTGTTCTTCACGCTGACGATCAGTGCTGAGTCATTCATTAACACTAATGAATTCTTCGAGCCCTTCGCGTCTGCTCTCGAAATCGCGTCGGTCAGCTTGGTGATATCCTCTGGAGAATAACTGATTCCCCGAGTTCTCATCCGCTCAATCGCGTGATTCGAAAACTTCACTCCTTCAGCCGCTTTCGCTAAACCTTGAGGGCTCACTTGGCCGATGTTGTTTTGCGGCTTTAAACCACCAACACCATCGAGTGTTTCCTTGAAGGAAGGTCCCTTACCCAAGTCAGGTTGTTTAATCCCTTTACCTGGTTGCGGAACAAGTTGATCAAATGTTTGTATCTTCTTTAAGTCTACCATTACTGCGAAGTCTCCTTAGCGATCTTCTCCATCATGTCTCTCGATAATCCTACCGAGTTCATCAGATTAGATTTTGCTGTAGAAGCTGCAGAAGGTGTAGTCTTTTGCGACTCAACACTTGCCTCTTTCTTAGTTTGTCCCATGGCATCATTTTCTTTCAAGTCTAGGTTTGTGACATCATTTGTTTTCTGGTCGTTCTTCATAAGACTTGGGTCCGTGATCTTTTTCACGTCAGTAAAGCGAATCGCTTGATTACCTACGTGAAGAACCGGGCCGTCAGATGAATAACTTACACCTGTGATCATGCCTTCGAAATCTGTCTTGATGCCCATCTTTCTGCCATCAGCCATCTTAGCTTCGGCCATGAATTGATATTCACCTTGAGGCGACTTCATCGCTTTTTCATCTTCACCATTCCAAGTGAGTTTGTTAGCTCCCTCTTTCAGGTTTTTTAGATTGTAAGTACGAACAACATTTCCTTCCGCATCGCGAACTTTCACCGTTACTTCCGCTGCGGCCATTGGCAAATTAAATTTGAAATCGTGATCTTTGTCATTCACGCCGCGAACGACTTTGGATGAATCTCCGGCAACTGCTTTACCGATCAAGTTCAAAGCTTGGAAGTTTTCTGAAGGCTTCTGGGCATTCTTTAGCTCTTCCAATGTTTTGTTCATGTTCTGCATTTGCTCTAGTGATGAGAAGTTCGCCAGCTGGGCGGCCATCTCATGCGACTTTAACGGATTCGTCGGATCTTGATTTTTCATTTGCGTTAGCATCAGCTTAAAGAAAGCATCTTTATCCAAACTTGGATTACCGGCCGTGCGAACTTTTTTCGACGGATCCGTCCAATTGGCATCCACGATTTTATTCAACACCTCGCCGACGTTTTCGCCGCCGACTTTATCCTTGTCATGAGCACTTACATTCGACGCTCCCAAATTTTCGGGCTTTGTTTGCGTCGCTCCGAAAGCGTTCACTCCAAGTTTTGCGTTTACCATCGTCATTATTGCTCCAGTTCCGCGGCTCTGCCGCTACACACTGCCCTCGTGGCGGTTAAGCCACTAAATTCAAGCCACTGCCTTTGCCTTCAACTTCGCGGTTCGCCGGACGGCTTGCCGTTTCGATGGGTTGAAGTGGATCACGCTGCTTTTTTCCATACCCACGTAAACCTGAAACGTCGGACCAAGATTCTCTGCGTCCGGAGTTGCCAAAGTTTTCGTTAAACTGGTTCCAGAATTGACGAGCTTGATCTCGATTCTGTCCGTTCATATTGGTTTGGTTTTGAGTCGCCGTATCCGTCGATGCTGAGTTCACAACATCTACCTTAACATTTTCCATCGACAGTTTGTGAGCAGCAAGACTGGTTTTCAGTTCAGCTAGACTAGACTCAATCGTCTTTTTCGCTTCTTGAGTATCCGCCGACATTTGCATGTTCACTTTACCGTCCTGAAGCATGACTTTCAGGTGAATGGTTCCCATCCCCTCAGGAGTCATCTGCACTTTCATCTCGCCGCCACCTTGTTTGATAAGGTATTGAGCTTGATTCATGACTTGCTTCACGGCGGCTTCGTTTTCTGCCGGTGTTGGCGTCTGTCCTGGAGCGACAGGTGCTGCCATCGGCATGCCCATGTCTGCTTTTAAGGTTTCACCCTTAATTGGTGCTCCGTGAACCCCCTCTAAGCCCGAAAGACTTTGCTTAAAGTCCGCTTTCTTTAAAACTTCTCCCGCAGCTTCACTCGCCGCACTGACGGCTTTTTGCGCGACCTTGCTTTGAGGGTTTTGCTGCATGAATGAAGAGTCTTGTCCTGATGAATTAAACTGCTCAGCTCCCGCCTGGTTTTTTGCCTGAGTTGCAACCACCGACGCGCCCATCACGGGAGCTTCAGCTTTAGGCGCCTGCGCGGCTTGCTGGAATTCGTCGATCAAGACCGGCTCTTCACCTTGAGTGGCTTCCCCATTCTGGGCTTGGGCAGTTTCTGCGTGTTTTGCCGCTAACGCCGCTAACAAAGCAGGAGACATCGCCTCTTTCATCTGCCCACGCAAATGCGGCGGAAGTTTATCAAGCAAAGAATCTTGCGGAACTTGAGGCAAATCTTGCGGTGCCATCGCGTTCTTGGCAAACGAAGACTCGTCGACTTCGAGATTCTCCATGCCAGTTTGCATTGCCGTGTCCGTCAAGTTTTGTAGACCTGGAGTCATTGACGGATCTGCCGGAGCCACTTTAGGATTTGCCCAGAATTTAGAATTAAGCTGATCCACGGACTTCATAAGCATATCCTGGCGGCCTTGCGCCGACGCGATACGCTCTTGCATTCCCTGGTTCGTTAATCCCGCACCAACCATCATGCTAGGCTCTTTAGGAGCTTGAGGCATTTGATTGAGCTGAGCCAAAAGCGATGCGTACATCGCTTGAGCTTTCTCAGCATCTTCGGCAGGCAAATCCAATTGAGAGATTACGGCTTCGGCCGTATCCTCTGGAGCCATCTTTAGTTGGGAATCTTTCAGCTGGGCCATCGCCTCTACAAGTCGTGTAGGAGGGATTTCGAATTCACTCTCGAATGAGTCCATGAAATCTTGTATTGCCTGCTGTCTTCCCGTCGTTTTCTTGGTGGGCTTAGTTTCTGCCCTTACGACCTCTGGTTCCGGTTTTTCTTTCACCTCTTTCGGTTGTTGCTGCTTGGTCGACATCTTGTCATCCAACGCTTTTCCGAATGAGGGCTCGGATCCATTTCCTTTAAAGTCTTTATCTATCGGCTTTTTATCCAATGGAGACTTTAAATCGGTCGCAGCCACCTTCGGGCCAACGACGCTTGCTAACAAATTATTCCTCCTTCCGTGGAGTATTATTTATTCCGCTACTTACCAGCTTCCGTTTTCGCACTTGCAGGGGCTCGCTTATAACCAGCGAACATCTCTGAAAGAACTTGAGCTTTATCTGGTTTCAACAAATTCATAATATCAGCGGCATTCTTCTTTTTCATACGTCCAAGTATTTCAACTGCCAAATCCTCGTCCATTGTCTCAAAGACTTTGGCCGCTTGCGGGGCTTTCATATTGGAATACATTTGGACTAAAGTATCGACTTTTTCAGAATCGACTTTAACACGTTCTTCTAAAATGCCGGAAATCTTGGTGCGCATCCCTTCCAGATCCTTAAGGCGTTTATCAAGTTCTTCTTTTTGAACTTGCAGTTCTGCTTCCATACGATTGAGCTCTTCTTCTCGTGCATCGAGTTCTTTTTTGCGATCATTGAGCTTTTGCAAGTGATCTAAATCCGAAGCCGTTAATGCCGCCGGTGCTTCAGGCTTTGCTTCTTTAGCTTCTTCTGGTTTTGTCGTGGAGGCGGCGGGAGCTGCGGGTTTAGCCGGTTCAGCGGCATAAGCTTCACCGCCCATGGTGATTTCAATGCGCTTTACAAAGCTTTCAACATCTTCATGATAAAGAAATCCATAGATGGCCATAAGCAAGCCCATGAATGAAACACCCACGATTTTCCATGGAATGCCGGATTTTTTTCTTTTCTTGGGCTGGCTCATTTTCATACGGCGACGGATTTGCTGTTCCAGTTCTTCTGATGAAAGATCTAGATCTAATTTGGGCGCATTTGATTTTTTTTGAAAGCGTACAGCGTTAGAGCGGGAAGATGTAGGATCAGCTGCTTTGCGTGCATTTTGGAAAAATTGATCGTATCCGCTCTTCATGTATTTTTATTCCTTCGCTTTAAAGCGCAAAATACTTTGTTCATCCATTTCTTTTTGATCGTCTTGCAGGCGTTTTTGACGATATTCTTCGAATTGGTTTTCGCGCATCTTTTCTATGATTTTATATTCCTGCGCGGCTTGTTTCAAAATTTCTCGGCGCGACTCGACCAATTTTTCCGCTTCTTGGACCTTCATCTTCTGTTTTTCGATCAAGACTTCCTGACCTTTCAAGAACTCATGAACCTGGGTCAGAGCTGGACCTTGCGAACCGCCTTGTTTTACAAGCTGGCCGGCACTTTCATGGGCCATGGTCTTTTGTTGAATCATGGAATTAAGCTTAGCGTTTTCTTGGTTCAAATACATCGTGGCTTCCTGAAAATCCTTTTGCTTCAGATTTTCCGTCAACTTGCGATGTTCTAAAACTTTTTGCAGTGGAAATTTAAATTTCATCTAAAGACATCCTGTCTTTATTAAGCATTCATCAGAATCTGTTGCATCATTCTTACGGTCTGAGTGAATGTCGTGGGATCCTCGACTCTTTGCTTTAAGAAGTCATTCACCCCGTCGATGACCTTTACGGCCTTATCAATTTTTGGGTTGGAACCCGGTTTATAAGCACCAATATTAATTAAATCTTCGGCCTCTTTATAAACCGCCAATGTTTCACGCAGCTTTTGCGCTAAACGAGCATGTTCACTCGACGTCACGGCCCTCATCACCCGACTTGCGCTTTGCATGATATCAATGGCCGGGAAGTGGCCCTTTTGCGCCAAGGCACGACTTAATACGATATGTCCATCAACGATCGAACGAACCGAGTCCCCGATGGGATCATTCATATCGTCCCCTTCAACCAGAGTCGTATAAAATCCTGTGATACTGCCTTCACCTTCAAAAGATCCGGCGCGCTCTAAAAGTTTTGGCAAGGTCGCAAATACACTGGGCGTGTATCCTTTTTGTGAAGGAGGTTCCCCGGTGCTCAGACCGATCTCCCTTTGGGCCATGGCAAAACGAGTCACTGAATCCATCATCAATAAAACATTCTTACCTTGCGAGCTAAAGTACTCGGCTAAAGCGGTCGCCACATAGGCGCCTCGCATTCGCAGCAAAGGACTTTGATCGGAAGTCACACACACGACCACTGAACGTTTCATACCCTCAGGCCCCAAATCGTGTTCGATAAACTCACGGACCTCACGACCACGCTCACCAATCATCGCGATCACATTAACATCGGCATTGGTGTTTCGGGCCATCATTCCCAAAAGGACCGACTTACCCACACCCGAGCCTGCCATAATTGCGACACGCTGACCTTGCCCTGCGGTTAATGCACCATTAATGGCTCTAATGCCAAGGTCTAGGGGTTCCCGAATCGGGCGACGCATGAGGGGGTTACGAACTTCGCTATAAAGAGGAATTTCGCGGAAATTTTCAACTTCGCCTTTAGCATCCAACGGACGGCCTAAGCCATCAACGACGCGACCCAAAAGCTCATCCCCCGCTCGGACTGTCGCGATTTGACGATCCAGAGTGATTTTAGAACCTAACGCAACTCCACGCATGTCGTTCAGGGCCATCATCAAGACGTGTTTGTCTTTAAAGCCCACGACTTCGGCCAAAAAAGATTTCTCCATGCCGGAAGGGTTGATCTTAACGATGCTGCCCACACTTGCACCCGGAAGATATCCCTTAATCAACATACCGTTGACCTCCGTCACCTTGCCACTATCCTTTGTTAAATGGATAGAGTTGACGACATCGGAATACTTTTCCAAATTCAAGGAAAGATCGCTCATTAGCTTGCAGCCTTGTCTTTAACTTTAGGAATATTTTCAGAAAGAACACTCCACAGCTGCTCTACACGTTGTTCAATACGCGCATCGACTTCGCCATAGTTTGTTTCTACGATACAGCCGCCATCACTGACCTCGGCACTTGGCTCAAAACGAATGCGCTTAATGAATTCAAACTCACGGCCGGATTCTTTTTTTAGCTCCTCGAGGAATTCAAACTGCTTTTGGGAAACTCGCACAGTGATATTTTCTTCGTCTTGCGACAAGCTCACCGCATCTTTAAGGATCTTCACCATGGCCTCATTATTGCCTTCGAGCTCCGTTTTCGCTAAGCGTGCGGCCATTTGAAAAACAAGTTTAATCAAATGCGCTTCGTTAAAGGTCGCCATTTCAGATTTAATATCTTTGATACCGTTTAGAAGAGTATCCATGCTTTGCATGCTTTCCGCGATTTGTGCCGAAACCTTGTCGAAAGCCTCTTTACGGCCTTCTTCCAGACCCAGTTTATAAGCTTCTTCATAGGCACCCTCTTGAATCTCTTTTAATTTTTCAAGAGCCGCTTCTTCGACTTTTTCTTCTTCGGTATTTTGCTCTACTTGATCGATGCCTGTTTGCACTCGAACCGCATCATTCATGCGGAAATCAGAACCCTTGGTTTTTTCTGCTAAGTATTGCAAAGCTTGCTTAGGGGTGCCCAAGTCAAATCGAGCTGGCACAAATTCCAAAACAGTTTTATCCGCCACATCCTTAGGAAGGACGGCCTTGATTTTTGGAGATTGACCGGCAGAGCCGCCTTTATTAGACCATTGCATCTTCTGAACCACCACGAGCGATTAAGATTTTTCCTTCGGCTTCTAAGCGACGAGCCACATTGACGATCTCTTGTTGAGCTCCTTCGACGTCGGACAAACGAGAAGGTCCCATATTCGCCAAGTCTTCGCGCAACATCTCGGCCGCACGGGCGGAGATATTTTTGAGGATCTTGTTGCGAATATCTTCGCTGGCTGTTTTGAGGGCCAAAAGAAGTTTTTCGTTCGGAACCTCTTTGAGAAGAGCTTGAATACCACGGTCGTCGATTTTCGCGATATCGTCGAAGACGAACATAAGCTTGCGGATCTCTTCGGCAAGAAGAGGATCTTTTTCTTCCAAGCGCGACATGATCGCCGTTTCCGTGTTTTTGTCCATAACGTTGAGCATTTCGGCGACAGGCTGAACCCCGCCCAGTGCTGCTTGTTCGACCGTAGCTGTATTTGATAATTGATTTTTCAAAACGCGATCGATTTCCGCGATAAGCTCTGGATCGACGTGTTCTAAGTTCGCCATACGCAGAACCACTTCGGCTTGCAAGGCTTCAGGAAGACGTTTAAGGACCTCACCTTTTTTCTCTGGCTCTAAGTGCGCCAAGATAACGGCAACGGTTTGTGGATGTTCATTCACTAAGAAGGTCGCTAACGACTTCGCATCCACCATCTCTAAGGATTCTAACGAGCGAGATCCACCGGCATTGATATTCAAACCGCCCAGGATACCACGGGCGCGCTCTTCTCCCAGAGCATCCACGATCGTGTCCTTAGCGGAGATACTTTCAGAGAAAATATAATCTTCAGTCTCTGATATCATTTCATAGAACTCTTCTAGGACACGTTTAGTCACGTGAACCGGAACGACACGCAATTTGCTCATTTGGTTGATAAGTTTTCGAATGTCTGCGTCATCCATACGGCGCAATAAAACTTTCACCGCATCACGGCCAAGATAATTAATCAGGATCGCGGCTTTATCAAAGCCCTTCAAATGTTCGTATTCGATATTATCCGATTTATGAAGTTTCATTACGTATCCTTCCTTACCAGCCACATGCCAAAGGCATTGGCGGCCTTTTCTTCGTCACGACCCATGCTGGCCATGATACGATCTTTAAGAAGTTCGCTTTCCGCTTTTTCTGGATCAATAGATTCTTGCAATACCGGTAACGCCGTCGACATACCTGGAAGCGTGTTATCAACCGATTGCAGCTCTTCAAGTTCTTCGATAGTTCTTGGCAACATTTCCTCTACGGAATCTTGGAAGCTGTCCGTGATCCACTGCATGAAGGGACGCACGACGATGAAGAAGAACAAGGCCAAGCTGAATCCTAACAAAGCCCATTTGAATAAAGCATGGATCA from Bdellovibrio bacteriovorus encodes:
- a CDS encoding sensor histidine kinase, translated to MFLSRLKPTLFRISTKLTLAYSLVLILGCTVIFSYLYIQIRQGFIKQEQAALSTKLEEIMPLLQTHGLEKFEATYGSSLQFLQDSGVLLMVVSPRADTLAIHEPQVPLRVDLENLKMESINQKEQHFDFVTEKSADFESLIVAGMTLPDETRLVLARNMDNFSEPLNNIREMFWWMLLPVALIGFVGGLFLSSRTLIPVRELIVSMKKIESGSLSTRVPVTGNDDELEELKVLCNRMLDKIESLVNGLKEAFDHLAHDIRTPVTRLRGRAELALMAEGDVESYREALQSCYENSDKILSFLQVLTDITEAENRSRKLKLEKKYISDLVREIMDLYEMAFEEKNTKVTLKLDSNDWAMVDARLISRVIANLLDNAHKYTPDGGEVTIQTINQTENVILRVTDTGPGIAGEEHSMIWQKLYRSDKSRSEYGMGLGLTFVKAVVEAHDGKVSVRSPVKDGKGTEFEVLLQKMS
- a CDS encoding response regulator, giving the protein MRCLVVEDDNEIATIVKQGLGELEGEVEVESNGRRAYERALTNNYDIIVLDLMLPEMDGYTFAKSLREKEVQTPILILSALRELDDRLKGLSMGGDDYLTKPFAMAELQIRVKNLLKRAQKTSEVTQLVFQDLKLNRLNRDVVRAGRKLDLQEREFVLLDLFMSNPNKIIGKQTILKEVWNYDFDPQTNVVDVLVCRLRNKLEKDFPTRLIYTVRGVGYVLKSS
- a CDS encoding FliI/YscN family ATPase, yielding MSDLSLNLEKYSDVVNSIHLTKDSGKVTEVNGMLIKGYLPGASVGSIVKINPSGMEKSFLAEVVGFKDKHVLMMALNDMRGVALGSKITLDRQIATVRAGDELLGRVVDGLGRPLDAKGEVENFREIPLYSEVRNPLMRRPIREPLDLGIRAINGALTAGQGQRVAIMAGSGVGKSVLLGMMARNTNADVNVIAMIGERGREVREFIEHDLGPEGMKRSVVVCVTSDQSPLLRMRGAYVATALAEYFSSQGKNVLLMMDSVTRFAMAQREIGLSTGEPPSQKGYTPSVFATLPKLLERAGSFEGEGSITGFYTTLVEGDDMNDPIGDSVRSIVDGHIVLSRALAQKGHFPAIDIMQSASRVMRAVTSSEHARLAQKLRETLAVYKEAEDLINIGAYKPGSNPKIDKAVKVIDGVNDFLKQRVEDPTTFTQTVRMMQQILMNA
- a CDS encoding flagellar hook-length control protein FliK translates to MLASVVGPKVAATDLKSPLDKKPIDKDFKGNGSEPSFGKALDDKMSTKQQQPKEVKEKPEPEVVRAETKPTKKTTGRQQAIQDFMDSFESEFEIPPTRLVEAMAQLKDSQLKMAPEDTAEAVISQLDLPAEDAEKAQAMYASLLAQLNQMPQAPKEPSMMVGAGLTNQGMQERIASAQGRQDMLMKSVDQLNSKFWANPKVAPADPSMTPGLQNLTDTAMQTGMENLEVDESSFAKNAMAPQDLPQVPQDSLLDKLPPHLRGQMKEAMSPALLAALAAKHAETAQAQNGEATQGEEPVLIDEFQQAAQAPKAEAPVMGASVVATQAKNQAGAEQFNSSGQDSSFMQQNPQSKVAQKAVSAASEAAGEVLKKADFKQSLSGLEGVHGAPIKGETLKADMGMPMAAPVAPGQTPTPAENEAAVKQVMNQAQYLIKQGGGEMKVQMTPEGMGTIHLKVMLQDGKVNMQMSADTQEAKKTIESSLAELKTSLAAHKLSMENVKVDVVNSASTDTATQNQTNMNGQNRDQARQFWNQFNENFGNSGRRESWSDVSGLRGYGKKQRDPLQPIETASRPANREVEGKGSGLNLVA
- a CDS encoding flagellar hook assembly protein FlgD; this encodes MTMVNAKLGVNAFGATQTKPENLGASNVSAHDKDKVGGENVGEVLNKIVDANWTDPSKKVRTAGNPSLDKDAFFKLMLTQMKNQDPTNPLKSHEMAAQLANFSSLEQMQNMNKTLEELKNAQKPSENFQALNLIGKAVAGDSSKVVRGVNDKDHDFKFNLPMAAAEVTVKVRDAEGNVVRTYNLKNLKEGANKLTWNGEDEKAMKSPQGEYQFMAEAKMADGRKMGIKTDFEGMITGVSYSSDGPVLHVGNQAIRFTDVKKITDPSLMKNDQKTNDVTNLDLKENDAMGQTKKEASVESQKTTPSAASTAKSNLMNSVGLSRDMMEKIAKETSQ
- a CDS encoding TIGR02530 family flagellar biosynthesis protein, encoding MVDLKKIQTFDQLVPQPGKGIKQPDLGKGPSFKETLDGVGGLKPQNNIGQVSPQGLAKAAEGVKFSNHAIERMRTRGISYSPEDITKLTDAISRADAKGSKNSLVLMNDSALIVSVKNNTVVTVMDKNALKENVFTNIDSTVVI
- a CDS encoding flagellar hook protein FlgE; its protein translation is MGILSSLYTGVSGMTAQGEALGVIGDNIANANTIGFKASRAEFQDIISKNLKGILGGNQIGRGVKIGAVNPILTQGNVDATEKVTDLAISGDGYFKVKGSDGESYTRDGSFHFDREGYLVTNDNQKVQGFGADEKGNIVNKMTDIKFPRALIPAKATKELKLDLNLDSRMEATKKFDIKDPYSTSHYSTGVEMYDSQGNKHLVSFFFNKTADREWEFKGLVDGKEMTGGEEGMMSQACAGKLKFTVDGKLESQELSESNFNFKGGALQGQQVKINFGDAIAEGGKGLDGTKQYGKNSDLISWNQDGAAAGTITGLSFNDDGILTAVYSNGQAADLAQIALAKFENPEAMFKVGNNRLKESRDSGAASMGGPGAAGRGKLFAKSLERSTVDLATEFVNMIQNQRGFQANAKTITTTDELLNEVIQLKR
- the fliJ gene encoding flagellar export protein FliJ; translated protein: MKFKFPLQKVLEHRKLTENLKQKDFQEATMYLNQENAKLNSMIQQKTMAHESAGQLVKQGGSQGPALTQVHEFLKGQEVLIEKQKMKVQEAEKLVESRREILKQAAQEYKIIEKMRENQFEEYRQKRLQDDQKEMDEQSILRFKAKE
- a CDS encoding MotE family protein, producing the protein MKSGYDQFFQNARKAADPTSSRSNAVRFQKKSNAPKLDLDLSSEELEQQIRRRMKMSQPKKRKKSGIPWKIVGVSFMGLLMAIYGFLYHEDVESFVKRIEITMGGEAYAAEPAKPAAPAASTTKPEEAKEAKPEAPAALTASDLDHLQKLNDRKKELDAREEELNRMEAELQVQKEELDKRLKDLEGMRTKISGILEERVKVDSEKVDTLVQMYSNMKAPQAAKVFETMDEDLAVEILGRMKKKNAADIMNLLKPDKAQVLSEMFAGYKRAPASAKTEAGK